From Anopheles maculipalpis chromosome X, idAnoMacuDA_375_x, whole genome shotgun sequence:
ATATAAGCTATTTCGACAACTAGCCTTTGACGTGTCGTAATTGTAGTTACTCAACAGAAAATTGGGTTGTGAGATTAAATAGAATAACATGCCCCAGAATTCAACAGCATAACAACAATTTGTATTAAACTGAGAAAAAATGAGCTGGTTTGATACTAAGGGTATAGCCAATTTGGCAAAAAATGCGCTAAAAGAAGCTCAAAAACAGATTGATAAAGCACTCGATATCAAAGATGACGACGAAACGGCAAGCATTAATGATACAATGGAacctgcagaaaaaaaaaatgatgaacTGGCAACAAACAGTCTAACCCTATCCGAAGTTTCTGGTCATCCCTCCGTTGCAGGAAATAACTCCACAAGCTCCAACACGTTAAATACATCTTTTGAGGCATGTGATGGTAAgcgatgaaataaatataaataaattaagaacCAACATCAGAGCCTATTGCcttttggtttcttttacAGGTTCGTTTTTTGATCAACCGATAAACAATTCTAGTACCGTTACCAAACCACCATCCAGCTTGAAGTGtagaagttttgaaaattcgaaaaatggaaatattgtAGGCTCACCGAATACAGAGGTAGACAGTTCAGAATCAATTGAGGTGCTTACACCCATAACCAATTCCGGTTCAGATCTCACGTCGACCAGTCGACGATCGTCTTCCATAATCATACTACAAGACGATGGAGAATCAGAATCCGTTGAAGTTGTCGGTACCATCAGAACATCGCCGGTTTCTACACCAGTAGACAATGACTTTCCAAAGCATTGTGAAAAAGACGAAGATGAGACAAGTGTTGAGGATGATTCCATTTCCAATACGTTGTCGGAACAACCAATCACTATTCTGGAAACAGATGTTTGCTTATTGCCAATTACGGTAGCACCAAGCCGTAGTAAGCATAAGTACTCGGTTTCCAATGCTCCTCCCGTAAGCATCGCAAAGGATGCACTTGAAAAATCGGTAGAAGAATGTAAAGAACTTTCTGTTCCTTCGACAACGTCATCTAACAAAACACATACTATTGCGGAACAAACTGCCGATTATTCTGTTGTTGAGCCTGTCATGGAAGAGTATCGTTATAAATATTCGATTGATGACTTGCATTTGAAGCAAACAACGAAATCAGATCAGACATTGGATCAGAGTTATGAAAGCATACAAACCCAAATGTCTGATATGGCTCACAGTTTTGAGGAAATAAGATCCGGAAGTAATGATACATTAGGCCATTTACCTACAATCATTTCCCTagaaagaataaataatacaGATCAATTTTCTGATACAGTTTTTGAATCCCCGGTTGGTGTAGGAGGAAATCAAAGCTTATTTCAGAGTTTAGGTGATGATGAAATCGACACAACTACTTCGTCCGACATAGAAATTATCTCTAGTCCGAATGGAGGTGACTCGAGCAGCAACCATAGTGGTGCATATCGTACAAGTCCAATGAAAATTATCGATGGAAAAAGTGATAATTTTGATATGCTTCTTATCAAAAAACGTCGTGGACATACGCGGGAACCATCggaaatttcaattaatagTGGTAATAGTGACGATTCTGGACATTTATCTGAAACGGAACGCCTGATGCGGAGGTTAGTAGAGGTATCAGAAACGCTTGAACAGAGAGAATATCGATTGGTGGAACTTGGAAGACAAAACGCAGAACTAAATGAACAAAATGCTCAGTTGACGGCCCAGCttgaaagcaaagcaaagcgtgAAGGAGCATCTGATCTAGATGGATATATGCAACGGCTATCTGCATTAGAGCGTAAATTTCAGCAATCAATTCGCGAGAAAGAGAGTCTGAAATGTAAACTTGAAGCACTTAAAACGGAAGCTCAAGAAAAGATTCCCAAAAGTGATATGGAGAAAGCACTAATCGACCGTGATTTTATGATAAATGAACTGCAAAAGGAAGGTGAAAGTCTATCTAAACAAGTATTGCAACattcaaatattattaaaaaactACGtgtaaaggaaaaggaaaatgatgTTTTGATACGCAGACAGTGCGATGAAATCGTCGAATTGACCCAAGAAACGGAACGGCTGAAGCGATCGTTGTCAGCAAAGGATGAAGTTGAGCGGGCACAAATAGTTGCCGTGCACAAATTAACATCTGAAAAGCGTAAACTAGAACGTGAATGTGCTAGTCTTACTGGCAATTTAGATGATCAAACTCAAAAATATGAAAGTCTCCGCAAGTCATTAGAATTTGCTCGTAAAGACCTAAATGAAAAGGCAGAATTATGTAAAGTTTTACAGAATCGCTTGACTAAGCTACACAATTGTGAATCCGACTTTCTGTCGTTtcaaagaacaaataaaattctcATGGATCAGATGGAAGATCTGCGTGAACAATTGCGCCGTTCCGAGCACGATAACGGGCAGCGATTGATTCGTGCCAAGAATGAACACGTCGAACTGCTGCGACGTTTAGAAGCATCAGAAACTCgagctgaagaagaaaaaaatgcatctgCTCTTCTAACGGTACCATTGATCAAGCAACTAGAATCTTTGCAGTGCGTCTTAAGGCAAAAAGAAAGACTTTGGGAACAAAGAGATGCTTCTTTTACCCAGCAGTTGTCAGAAGCTATAGAACGTGTTAAGATGATCACCGAAAAAGAAGTAGCCCAAAGGTATATAATTACTACATTGCAGGATCGTATAAATACTCTTGAAGAACAATTAACTGCTACTATTTTACAAACGGAGGAAACATTGAATaacataaaacagaaaacacatGATACAACAATTCTTGAAAGGAAAGACCTAATATGTGTGGCAGAAACTGAATGTTTGCAAAGGAGCGATACTTCTACTGAATGTCCACGAACATCATCGTCGAACAGCGAATGTATATATAAATCTCCAGCTTCCGAAAATAGATTATTAGAGAACcctaatgaaattaaaatgcagGCAGATAGTAATAGCACGTTACTGACTGAATTTGACATGAG
This genomic window contains:
- the LOC126567559 gene encoding TATA element modulatory factor, which gives rise to MSWFDTKGIANLAKNALKEAQKQIDKALDIKDDDETASINDTMEPAEKKNDELATNSLTLSEVSGHPSVAGNNSTSSNTLNTSFEACDGSFFDQPINNSSTVTKPPSSLKCRSFENSKNGNIVGSPNTEVDSSESIEVLTPITNSGSDLTSTSRRSSSIIILQDDGESESVEVVGTIRTSPVSTPVDNDFPKHCEKDEDETSVEDDSISNTLSEQPITILETDVCLLPITVAPSRSKHKYSVSNAPPVSIAKDALEKSVEECKELSVPSTTSSNKTHTIAEQTADYSVVEPVMEEYRYKYSIDDLHLKQTTKSDQTLDQSYESIQTQMSDMAHSFEEIRSGSNDTLGHLPTIISLERINNTDQFSDTVFESPVGVGGNQSLFQSLGDDEIDTTTSSDIEIISSPNGGDSSSNHSGAYRTSPMKIIDGKSDNFDMLLIKKRRGHTREPSEISINSGNSDDSGHLSETERLMRRLVEVSETLEQREYRLVELGRQNAELNEQNAQLTAQLESKAKREGASDLDGYMQRLSALERKFQQSIREKESLKCKLEALKTEAQEKIPKSDMEKALIDRDFMINELQKEGESLSKQVLQHSNIIKKLRVKEKENDVLIRRQCDEIVELTQETERLKRSLSAKDEVERAQIVAVHKLTSEKRKLERECASLTGNLDDQTQKYESLRKSLEFARKDLNEKAELCKVLQNRLTKLHNCESDFLSFQRTNKILMDQMEDLREQLRRSEHDNGQRLIRAKNEHVELLRRLEASETRAEEEKNASALLTVPLIKQLESLQCVLRQKERLWEQRDASFTQQLSEAIERVKMITEKEVAQRYIITTLQDRINTLEEQLTATILQTEETLNNIKQKTHDTTILERKDLICVAETECLQRSDTSTECPRTSSSNSECIYKSPASENRLLENPNEIKMQADSNSTLLTEFDMRLSGTSPTHSIGNLSLPDSLNSIPWNGTEENLGVNSIEKNEAPDNSLSNVGYNVSIMLNNTSLIETLQSTLKQRDGEVYQLQWEVSRFQQERNVLSSEISNLTMELDNVRERFERSIRLEVEHKDLQNRYDALLQMYGESVEKTEELQLDLADVKEMYKIQIDDLLQRQRDLIASMNHPPSLISSPGNSC